In Clostridium sp., one DNA window encodes the following:
- the ubiE gene encoding bifunctional demethylmenaquinone methyltransferase/2-methoxy-6-polyprenyl-1,4-benzoquinol methylase UbiE, producing MKIESSNVENIFTSIAEKYDILNTVLTLNIDSIWRKKAIDISNIENNSKVLDLCCGTGKMVYYECKKVGKDAEVIGLDFNEAMLDTGYKHLNKSINDYKYKLIKGDVQALPFSDHSFDCVTIAFGLRNIVNKTKALSEIYRVLKPGGKAVCLELSTPQLPIFKQIYGLYFNNILPVIGYLGTGSKNAYSYLRDSVNNFMTKPELRYMFKATGFYDANYKSLSAGIASIHYGTKPMIKKSNNITIT from the coding sequence ATGAAAATTGAATCATCCAATGTAGAAAATATTTTTACATCTATTGCTGAAAAGTATGATATTTTAAATACAGTGCTGACTCTTAATATTGATAGTATTTGGAGAAAAAAAGCCATTGATATTTCAAATATAGAGAACAATAGCAAAGTTTTAGATTTATGTTGTGGTACCGGTAAAATGGTATACTATGAATGCAAAAAAGTTGGTAAGGATGCTGAAGTTATAGGCCTGGATTTTAATGAAGCCATGCTTGACACTGGCTATAAACATCTTAATAAAAGTATCAATGATTATAAATATAAATTGATTAAAGGTGATGTACAGGCACTTCCTTTTAGTGACCACAGCTTTGACTGTGTAACTATTGCTTTTGGATTAAGAAATATTGTAAATAAAACAAAGGCATTATCTGAAATCTACAGAGTTTTAAAACCAGGTGGAAAAGCAGTATGCCTTGAACTGTCAACTCCTCAACTACCTATATTCAAGCAGATATATGGATTGTATTTCAACAATATTCTTCCTGTTATTGGATACCTTGGAACTGGCAGTAAAAACGCTTATTCTTATCTCCGGGACTCCGTAAATAACTTTATGACAAAGCCTGAACTCAGGTATATGTTTAAAGCCACAGGCTTTTATGATGCTAACTACAAATCTTTGTCCGCAGGAATAGCATCTATACACTACGGTACAAAGCCTATGATTAAAAAATCAAATAATATAACTATAACCTAG
- a CDS encoding prenyltransferase, translated as MSIKSVIKLMDVKTLIAGTVPVILGSIYSLYAFKKFNVLYFVLLIFAIILIQSSTNMINDYFDFKRGADNGKNASEKVLISGEMTSRQVLFIVAVYELIALAIGIFIAVQTSYYILLVAVVGGAISVLYASGPLPISYTPMGEIVSGITMGIGITTTVIYIQSNVVTLNTVLVAVPTALFIGTILLSNNLSDLTEDEKVGRKTLPIIIGIENAEKLWMISVISLIILTYILVIMHIYPLIVLIPVTLLFPYKSIYDFLSYSKNICTKNRTMGTIAKIGLKYHIAVSTGLAVAILNSFWS; from the coding sequence ATGAGTATCAAATCAGTTATAAAACTTATGGATGTAAAAACTCTTATTGCAGGTACAGTTCCTGTGATTTTAGGTTCAATATATTCATTGTATGCTTTTAAAAAATTTAATGTACTATATTTTGTTTTATTAATATTTGCAATTATACTAATCCAAAGTTCCACTAATATGATCAACGATTATTTTGATTTTAAGCGAGGAGCAGATAACGGGAAAAATGCCAGTGAAAAAGTCTTGATAAGCGGAGAGATGACCAGTCGTCAGGTACTTTTTATTGTAGCTGTGTATGAGCTTATAGCTCTAGCAATTGGTATTTTTATAGCAGTTCAAACAAGTTATTATATTTTGTTGGTTGCTGTTGTCGGAGGTGCCATTTCAGTTTTGTATGCTTCCGGACCTTTACCAATTTCGTATACACCTATGGGTGAGATTGTATCAGGAATAACCATGGGAATCGGTATAACTACAACGGTTATTTATATTCAGTCAAATGTAGTCACTCTAAACACAGTGCTGGTAGCAGTTCCTACTGCCTTGTTTATTGGTACTATATTACTGTCCAACAATTTAAGTGATTTAACAGAGGATGAAAAAGTTGGAAGAAAGACATTACCTATAATTATTGGAATTGAAAATGCAGAAAAACTTTGGATGATAAGTGTAATTTCCTTGATTATATTGACTTATATATTAGTTATAATGCATATTTATCCCCTTATTGTATTGATACCAGTTACTTTATTATTTCCATACAAATCAATTTATGATTTTTTATCCTATAGTAAAAATATATGCACAAAAAACAGGACGATGGGGACCATAGCAAAAATTGGGCTGAAATATCATATAGCTGTAAGTACAGGATTGGCAGTTGCAATTTTAAATTCTTTTTGGAGCTAG
- a CDS encoding 4Fe-4S binding protein — MMENKKCEDEKNFNSSYNTNNANLLKNKTFKEFIKSKWYPGIFQWPILIVFSFIVYELLVGPSIAHDNFGTAGTWVLWWPILPIMLFLLGRFWCAICPFGLVNDIIQKFVGNNRPVPKFLRKYGIWIIDAMFIMITWSDHVWGVVESPRGSGVVLLLITIGVIFSGAFFERRTWCRYLCFLGGVSSNYTRVGMMELRATPEKCAKCKVLACYKGGEKAAGCPMFEFPRVMETNAECNFCGNCVKNCPNDSIRVYPRIPTKELWFIRKPKLPEAFLAVVIMGIVFVQNITMLAIWKDILNQLENVLGTTSYYITFTVTFIIAMLIPIVLLSITGLIAKKFNGDSVKQNFTRFGYAIIPLDLSGHIAHNLFHLLAEGKSVIFTFMELFGVEMHGSTSILNNETIQALQFILIGLGALGSIYTIYKISKHTYKNRNVLKTSIVYTILIVFLAVVNIILFALPMAMRM; from the coding sequence GACATTTAAAGAATTTATAAAAAGTAAATGGTACCCTGGTATATTCCAGTGGCCGATTTTAATAGTTTTTTCCTTTATTGTCTATGAATTACTAGTTGGACCTTCTATTGCCCACGATAACTTTGGTACAGCTGGGACATGGGTATTATGGTGGCCTATACTACCAATTATGCTATTTCTTCTTGGTAGATTCTGGTGTGCCATATGTCCTTTTGGTCTTGTTAATGATATTATTCAAAAGTTTGTTGGCAACAATCGACCAGTTCCTAAATTTTTAAGAAAATATGGAATATGGATTATAGATGCAATGTTTATAATGATAACCTGGAGCGATCATGTGTGGGGTGTTGTTGAATCACCACGTGGTTCAGGAGTTGTACTACTGCTTATTACTATTGGAGTCATTTTCTCGGGGGCATTCTTTGAACGCAGAACCTGGTGCAGATATTTATGTTTTCTTGGAGGTGTATCCAGCAATTATACAAGGGTTGGCATGATGGAATTAAGAGCAACTCCAGAAAAATGTGCCAAATGTAAAGTACTTGCCTGTTATAAGGGTGGTGAAAAGGCTGCAGGATGTCCAATGTTTGAATTTCCAAGAGTCATGGAAACCAATGCAGAATGTAATTTTTGTGGTAACTGTGTAAAAAATTGTCCCAATGATTCTATTAGAGTATATCCACGTATACCTACCAAGGAATTATGGTTTATTCGCAAGCCAAAACTTCCAGAAGCATTTCTAGCCGTTGTAATTATGGGTATTGTATTTGTCCAGAATATTACTATGCTGGCTATATGGAAAGATATCCTAAATCAGCTTGAAAATGTGCTTGGTACTACAAGTTATTACATAACCTTCACTGTAACTTTTATTATTGCTATGCTGATTCCTATTGTTTTATTATCTATAACAGGATTAATTGCGAAGAAATTTAATGGAGATTCAGTCAAACAAAACTTTACTAGATTCGGATACGCCATTATACCTTTGGATTTATCCGGACATATAGCTCATAACTTATTTCATTTGCTTGCAGAGGGTAAATCCGTAATTTTCACCTTCATGGAACTCTTTGGTGTAGAAATGCATGGATCAACTTCTATCTTAAACAATGAAACCATACAGGCACTCCAGTTTATATTAATAGGTTTGGGAGCTTTAGGGTCAATATACACCATCTACAAAATTTCAAAGCATACTTATAAGAATAGAAATGTTTTAAAAACTTCAATTGTTTATACAATCTTAATAGTATTCCTGGCAGTTGTAAATATTATATTATTTGCTCTTCCAATGGCAATGCGTATGTAA